In a genomic window of Acidobacteriota bacterium:
- a CDS encoding tetratricopeptide repeat protein, producing the protein MKKLILILTVFALAAPMALGIGEARLTGVVTDTDGNPLAGVTVHLVATEKRSIERTVETDEEGKFTVFLVDGTIPYEFTFSKDGYLPLQAVWKLNLLPQKNEKEVKLAKVGSQMGDAPVENPAFAIFNEGVQLANEGKDAEAVAKIQEAVTVDPTLIAGWSALARLHARTDNWAKAAEAGEKARELGEDDEVLNSILADAYTKLGNNEKAAEYKRLAPANPAALFNQAVPFLNDNNDVEAEKLLKRAVEMDDTFAKAHYELGSLYARQGKNSEARKHLTRYLELEPEGENAAFARDLLKYLS; encoded by the coding sequence ATGAAGAAACTCATTCTGATTCTGACGGTGTTCGCGCTTGCAGCTCCGATGGCGCTCGGAATCGGCGAGGCGAGATTGACCGGCGTCGTGACCGACACCGACGGTAATCCCCTGGCCGGCGTCACGGTTCATCTCGTTGCAACCGAGAAGCGAAGCATCGAGCGTACGGTCGAGACCGACGAGGAGGGGAAGTTCACCGTGTTTCTCGTCGACGGGACCATTCCTTACGAGTTCACATTTTCGAAAGATGGATACCTGCCGTTGCAGGCGGTCTGGAAGCTGAACCTCCTTCCACAGAAGAACGAAAAGGAAGTGAAGCTCGCCAAGGTCGGCTCGCAGATGGGGGATGCCCCCGTCGAGAACCCGGCCTTTGCTATTTTCAACGAAGGGGTGCAGCTGGCCAACGAGGGGAAGGACGCGGAAGCGGTCGCAAAGATTCAGGAGGCGGTCACAGTCGACCCGACTCTGATCGCCGGGTGGAGCGCTCTGGCGCGGCTACATGCACGGACCGACAACTGGGCGAAGGCTGCTGAGGCCGGAGAGAAGGCTCGGGAACTGGGCGAGGACGATGAGGTCCTGAACTCCATTCTCGCCGACGCCTATACCAAACTCGGGAACAACGAAAAGGCTGCCGAATACAAGCGCCTGGCTCCCGCGAATCCCGCCGCGCTGTTCAATCAGGCCGTCCCTTTCCTCAACGACAACAACGACGTCGAGGCTGAGAAGCTCTTGAAGCGCGCGGTCGAAATGGACGATACCTTCGCCAAAGCCCATTACGAGCTCGGGAGTCTGTACGCGCGACAGGGAAAGAACAGCGAGGCGAGGAAGCACCTCACGAGGTATCTCGAGCTCGAGCCGGAGGGGGAGAACGCCGCCTTTGCTCGCGACCTGCTGAAGTATCTCAGCTGA
- the hemW gene encoding radical SAM family heme chaperone HemW translates to MGTSAEPGTGLYVHLPFCARRCTYCAFAISTDPALEDAYTRALNNEIDLRSGDWSRTLRTLYLGGGTPSRSSRRSLELIFTAIRNQFDTGSLREVTIEANPEDISEEALSLWTSLGIDRVSLGVQSFHDRELQPIGRLHGRAGALNAVRIISSADVRLSIDLIAGLPDQTPDSFSESIDLLLQAEPDHASIYMLDLEPGSPLETMVSSRRIDIPPDSEVADCYRLAVSRLDEAGLRQYEISNFASEGNRAVHNTSYWEGFPYLGVGLSAHSFDGRARYANSRNMRRYIELASASGSAVEFREEIDETARRRERLLLSLRRIEGLDDEEFEALTGEKGSEWLDRGRENGWVRIDRIALTVEGFLLSNELIGELF, encoded by the coding sequence GTGGGAACCTCGGCTGAACCTGGAACCGGCCTCTACGTTCATCTCCCCTTTTGTGCCCGCCGCTGCACCTACTGCGCCTTCGCGATATCTACAGACCCCGCTCTGGAGGACGCCTACACGCGAGCCCTGAACAACGAGATCGATCTGCGCAGCGGGGACTGGAGCCGCACGCTGCGAACTCTCTATCTCGGAGGCGGTACCCCGTCGCGATCGTCCCGCCGGAGTCTCGAGCTGATTTTCACCGCGATCCGTAACCAGTTCGACACCGGTTCGCTCCGCGAAGTCACGATCGAAGCGAACCCGGAAGACATTTCCGAGGAAGCCCTCAGCCTTTGGACTTCGCTCGGAATCGACCGAGTCAGTCTCGGAGTGCAGTCGTTTCACGATCGGGAGCTCCAGCCGATCGGCCGGCTGCACGGTCGAGCAGGCGCGCTGAACGCTGTTCGGATCATCTCATCGGCTGACGTTCGGCTCAGCATCGACCTCATCGCCGGCCTTCCAGACCAGACACCCGATTCGTTCTCGGAAAGCATCGATCTCCTCCTCCAGGCCGAGCCGGATCACGCTTCGATCTACATGCTGGACCTCGAGCCGGGTTCCCCGCTCGAGACGATGGTGTCGAGTCGACGAATCGACATTCCCCCCGATTCCGAAGTCGCCGACTGCTATCGTCTTGCCGTTTCCCGGCTCGATGAGGCCGGCCTTCGTCAGTACGAGATCAGCAACTTCGCCAGCGAGGGAAACAGGGCCGTTCACAACACGTCGTACTGGGAAGGTTTCCCTTACCTCGGCGTCGGTCTTTCGGCCCATTCCTTCGATGGTCGTGCCCGCTATGCGAATTCCAGAAACATGCGAAGATACATCGAGCTCGCTTCGGCCTCCGGATCGGCGGTCGAGTTCCGGGAAGAGATCGATGAGACCGCGCGGCGAAGAGAGCGACTGCTCCTCTCGCTTCGACGCATCGAGGGGCTCGACGACGAGGAGTTCGAAGCATTGACGGGTGAAAAGGGGAGCGAATGGCTGGATCGCGGACGGGAAAATGGCTGGGTTCGAATCGATCGCATCGCATTGACCGTGGAGGGTTTCCTTCTGAGCAACGAGCTCATTGGAGAGCTCTTTTAG
- a CDS encoding NAD(P)/FAD-dependent oxidoreductase, with translation MGETIKMSSERSDADVVILGGAFSGSATATLLLRERPGLRVVIVEKTEAFDAKVGEATTEMSAMFLTRRLALWEHLEREHLPKEGLRYWFGNGRVTGHSSSSETGGVVRSTVPSFQLRRDVLDEHVATLAMKEGAEILRPARATEVRIGDFEHEVDVLIGRETSTIRTRWVIDATGRSSHLGRALRLIEPNERHPISAVWGRWKEVRHIDDIAARNGKLGEGNVGSRRLSTNHYPGYGFWIWVIPLGNGETSVGIVWDQRKYDFRSRGANTEAAYRAALAEHPPLRELLDGAELRTDDLRSLQNLAYRTNQYMGAGWALVGDAAIFLDPYYSPGLDHASFSVEATVAIVLEDLAGSDVSKNIAEHNEVFLRSHDRFFEAVYLEKYAYMGEHDLLSAAMLLDTAQYYIFVVIPAYRFHRRFHWMPVLGPRPAFISYHMMRVYNRRFARLADLRRAAGEAGARNDGRRISAYFNLHFAPLRMAFRGVGIWMRAELDGVRLRLKMLFRSSETKTAREDAPEPAAMKGGSAARR, from the coding sequence ATGGGTGAAACGATCAAGATGTCGAGTGAACGATCCGACGCCGATGTCGTCATACTCGGGGGTGCGTTCAGCGGTTCCGCAACCGCGACGCTGCTGCTCCGGGAACGTCCGGGCCTCCGCGTCGTCATCGTCGAGAAGACCGAGGCCTTCGACGCAAAGGTAGGCGAAGCGACCACCGAAATGTCAGCGATGTTCCTCACCCGGCGCCTCGCCTTGTGGGAGCATCTGGAGCGCGAGCACCTTCCGAAGGAAGGGCTGCGTTACTGGTTCGGCAACGGACGCGTCACCGGTCATTCGAGCTCGAGCGAGACAGGCGGAGTCGTGAGGAGCACCGTGCCCTCCTTCCAGCTTCGCCGTGACGTGCTCGATGAGCACGTAGCGACTCTCGCCATGAAGGAAGGGGCGGAGATCCTTCGTCCGGCGCGCGCGACCGAGGTCCGCATCGGCGATTTCGAGCATGAGGTCGACGTTCTCATCGGGCGCGAAACTTCCACGATTCGAACACGCTGGGTCATTGACGCGACGGGCCGGTCATCGCATCTGGGACGCGCGCTCAGGCTGATCGAGCCGAACGAGCGGCACCCCATCTCCGCGGTCTGGGGTCGCTGGAAGGAAGTTCGTCACATCGACGACATCGCCGCGCGCAATGGAAAGCTCGGTGAGGGAAATGTGGGATCACGGAGACTCTCGACGAATCATTACCCCGGATACGGATTCTGGATCTGGGTTATCCCGCTCGGAAACGGCGAAACATCCGTCGGCATCGTGTGGGACCAGAGAAAGTACGATTTCCGATCCCGTGGAGCCAACACCGAGGCCGCCTACCGGGCCGCTCTCGCCGAGCACCCTCCGCTTCGCGAGCTGCTCGACGGAGCGGAGCTCCGGACCGATGATCTCCGATCGCTGCAGAATCTGGCCTACCGGACGAATCAGTACATGGGGGCGGGCTGGGCACTCGTGGGCGATGCGGCCATCTTCCTCGATCCCTACTATTCTCCCGGCCTGGATCACGCGTCGTTTTCCGTGGAAGCCACAGTGGCGATCGTTCTGGAGGATCTGGCCGGCTCGGATGTTTCCAAAAATATCGCGGAGCACAATGAGGTTTTTCTTCGCTCTCACGATCGCTTCTTCGAGGCAGTCTACCTCGAAAAATACGCCTACATGGGAGAGCACGACCTCCTGTCGGCCGCCATGCTCCTCGATACGGCGCAGTACTACATCTTCGTCGTCATTCCGGCCTATCGATTCCACAGGCGTTTTCACTGGATGCCCGTCCTCGGGCCGAGGCCGGCCTTCATCAGCTATCACATGATGAGGGTCTACAACCGTCGGTTCGCGAGGCTCGCTGACCTACGGCGCGCAGCCGGAGAAGCCGGAGCTCGCAACGACGGCCGGCGGATCAGTGCGTACTTCAACCTTCATTTTGCCCCGCTGCGCATGGCTTTTCGAGGAGTCGGGATCTGGATGCGCGCCGAGCTCGATGGCGTCCGGCTTCGATTGAAGATGCTTTTCCGCTCGTCTGAAACGAAGACGGCGCGGGAGGACGCGCCGGAGCCCGCCGCGATGAAGGGCGGCTCGGCCGCACGCCGCTGA